In Streptococcus respiraculi, one DNA window encodes the following:
- the ccpA gene encoding catabolite control protein A yields the protein MNTDDTVTIYDVAREAGVSMATVSRVVNGNKNVKENTRKKVLEVIDRLDYRPNAVARGLASKKTTTVGVVIPNIANAYFATLAKGIDDIADMYKYNIVLANSDESDEKEINVVNTLFSKQVDGIIFMGYHLTDKIRAEFSRSRTPIVLAGTVDLEHQLPSVNIDYAKASKDAVDLLAKNNEKIAFVSGPLVDDINGKVRFAGYKEGLKENGLTFNEGLVFESKYKYEEGYALADRILNAGATAAYVAEDEIAAGLLNGIVDKGIKVPEDFEIITSDDSLVTKFTNPNLTSISQPLYDIGAIAMRMLTKIMHKEELDTREVILNHGIKERKSTK from the coding sequence TTGAATACTGATGATACAGTCACCATTTATGACGTTGCTCGTGAAGCGGGTGTTTCAATGGCAACCGTTAGCCGAGTGGTGAATGGTAATAAGAATGTAAAGGAAAACACGCGTAAAAAAGTATTAGAAGTGATTGACCGTTTGGACTATCGACCAAATGCGGTGGCGCGTGGTCTCGCAAGTAAGAAGACAACAACAGTCGGCGTTGTGATTCCAAATATTGCCAATGCCTATTTTGCGACCTTGGCAAAAGGAATTGATGATATTGCAGACATGTACAAGTACAATATTGTTCTTGCAAACAGCGATGAAAGTGATGAAAAAGAAATCAATGTGGTTAATACCTTGTTTTCAAAACAGGTGGACGGTATTATTTTCATGGGTTACCATTTGACAGATAAAATCCGTGCAGAATTTTCTCGTTCTCGGACACCGATTGTACTTGCAGGAACGGTTGATTTGGAACATCAATTGCCAAGTGTTAACATCGATTATGCAAAAGCGAGCAAGGATGCGGTAGATTTGTTAGCTAAAAACAATGAAAAGATTGCCTTTGTATCTGGTCCCTTAGTAGATGACATCAATGGTAAAGTTCGTTTTGCGGGCTACAAAGAAGGCTTGAAAGAAAATGGCTTGACCTTTAACGAGGGACTCGTCTTTGAATCGAAATATAAGTACGAAGAAGGCTATGCACTTGCGGACCGTATCTTGAATGCGGGAGCGACAGCAGCTTATGTCGCAGAAGATGAAATTGCGGCAGGTTTGTTAAACGGGATTGTCGATAAGGGGATTAAGGTTCCAGAAGACTTTGAGATTATCACGAGTGATGACTCACTAGTCACTAAATTTACTAATCCAAACTTGACTTCTATCAGCCAGCCTTTGTACGACATCGGTGCGATTGCCATGCGAATGTTGACAAAAATCATGCACAAGGAAGAATTGGATACGCGTGAAGTCATCTTGAATCATGGTATTAAAGAACGTAAATCAACAAAATAA
- a CDS encoding M24 family metallopeptidase: MTKISDILTHLQTSDLDMAVFSDPVSISYLTGFYSDPHERQMFLFISQDSTPLLFVPALDAERARQTVDFAVIGYVDSESPWEKIKAALPAQNHKRIGLEFDNLILTKYHGLKTVFENAEFDNLTPIVNRMRLIKSADEIQKMMIAGKWADKAVQIGFDAISLEKTETDIIAEIEFAMKREGLEMSFETMVLTGNNAANPHGIPGPHKIEKDALLLFDLGVMANGYASDMTRTVAVGQPDQFKKDIYSLTLDAQQAALEMIKPGVTAHEVDRAARKVIEKAGYGEYFNHRLGHGIGMDVHEFPSIMEGNDLVLEEGMCFSVEPGIYIPGKVGVRIEDCGVVTGNGFEVFTSTSKDLLYFE; the protein is encoded by the coding sequence ATGACCAAAATCTCTGATATTCTGACGCATTTACAAACATCTGACTTGGACATGGCTGTCTTTTCTGACCCTGTTTCCATTTCCTATCTCACAGGATTTTACAGCGACCCGCACGAACGCCAGATGTTCCTCTTTATCAGTCAAGATAGTACACCACTCCTCTTTGTCCCAGCACTTGATGCTGAACGTGCACGACAAACAGTCGACTTTGCAGTCATCGGCTATGTCGATTCAGAAAGCCCTTGGGAGAAAATCAAGGCTGCTCTTCCCGCCCAAAACCACAAACGCATTGGACTTGAGTTTGACAACCTCATCCTCACCAAGTACCACGGTTTGAAAACAGTATTTGAAAATGCTGAATTTGACAATCTCACACCTATCGTCAACCGGATGCGCTTGATTAAGTCCGCCGATGAAATTCAAAAAATGATGATTGCAGGAAAATGGGCAGACAAGGCTGTACAAATCGGATTTGATGCTATCTCGCTTGAAAAAACCGAAACTGACATCATCGCAGAGATTGAATTTGCTATGAAACGTGAAGGACTTGAAATGAGCTTTGAAACCATGGTATTGACAGGCAACAATGCGGCCAATCCCCACGGTATTCCTGGTCCTCATAAAATCGAAAAAGATGCTCTTCTCCTCTTTGACCTCGGGGTAATGGCAAATGGCTATGCCAGCGATATGACGAGAACTGTTGCGGTTGGGCAGCCTGACCAATTCAAAAAAGACATCTACTCCCTCACCCTTGATGCGCAACAAGCAGCGCTTGAGATGATTAAACCTGGTGTGACAGCTCATGAAGTTGACCGTGCAGCTCGTAAAGTGATTGAAAAAGCTGGCTACGGTGAGTATTTCAACCACCGCTTAGGACACGGCATTGGTATGGATGTTCACGAATTCCCATCCATCATGGAAGGTAATGACCTCGTGCTTGAAGAAGGTATGTGCTTCTCTGTTGAGCCAGGTATCTATATCCCAGGAAAAGTTGGCGTCCGCATTGAGGACTGTGGTGTCGTGACCGGAAACGGATTTGAAGTCTTTACAAGCACCAGCAAGGATTTGTTGTATTTTGAATAA
- a CDS encoding alpha/beta fold hydrolase → MSYITTKNRYIEVAGEKIAYRELGKGKSNLPLVMLVHLAATLDNWDPKFLDLIAEKQHLIVLDLPGVGASQGKVAATIPGMAEQAVRIIKVLGYERINLLGLSMGGMIAQEMVRLNPDMVQRLILAGTGPRGGKEMDKVTGKTFRYMLRAAFERVDPKRYIFYNHDEQGKIEAEKVLGRMDMRSAEHADKEMNVPGFLTQLKAIKRWGKAREDDLHHITQSTLIVNGDKDMQVPTENSYDMHEKIKGSKLIIYPNAGHGSIFQNADAFAEELLAFLEI, encoded by the coding sequence ATGTCGTATATCACAACGAAAAATCGCTATATAGAAGTTGCTGGTGAGAAGATTGCTTATCGAGAACTTGGGAAAGGAAAATCAAACTTGCCTCTCGTCATGTTGGTGCACTTAGCAGCAACATTAGACAACTGGGATCCTAAATTTCTCGATTTGATTGCGGAAAAGCAACACTTGATTGTCTTGGATTTGCCCGGTGTAGGAGCTAGTCAAGGAAAGGTTGCAGCGACCATTCCTGGTATGGCAGAGCAAGCAGTCCGTATCATTAAAGTATTGGGCTATGAGCGAATCAATCTGCTTGGACTTTCTATGGGTGGCATGATTGCTCAGGAAATGGTACGCCTTAATCCTGACATGGTTCAGCGCCTGATTTTAGCAGGAACAGGTCCTCGTGGTGGGAAAGAAATGGACAAGGTGACAGGAAAAACCTTCCGCTACATGCTAAGAGCTGCTTTTGAGCGTGTGGATCCGAAACGTTATATCTTCTATAATCATGATGAACAGGGGAAAATCGAAGCCGAGAAAGTCTTGGGACGCATGGACATGAGAAGTGCAGAACATGCAGATAAGGAGATGAACGTGCCAGGCTTCTTAACCCAGTTGAAGGCCATTAAGCGCTGGGGGAAAGCTCGTGAGGATGACTTGCATCATATCACGCAATCGACTTTGATTGTCAACGGCGACAAGGATATGCAGGTTCCAACTGAAAATTCTTATGATATGCATGAGAAAATCAAGGGCAGTAAACTGATTATCTATCCCAATGCAGGTCATGGTTCCATTTTCCAGAATGCAGATGCATTTGCAGAAGAATTGCTCGCCTTTTTGGAGATTTAA
- a CDS encoding GNAT family N-acetyltransferase, producing the protein MNKPVFDTLDCSRLGSEFYITRVTLEQLNEVFALYQTNPLYFQHCPPKPSRESVKDDLTNYPTSSSPDKKYYLGCWKKNELVAVIDVVLDYPTDKIAWIGLFMVHGQHQQKEFGSKLFHLLEDFLAKAHYPELQLAYVKTYPEAAHFWTKIGFQPTGNEIQQGPLCLVMARKRI; encoded by the coding sequence TTGAATAAACCTGTATTTGACACACTGGACTGTTCTAGACTTGGATCCGAGTTTTATATCACACGGGTCACCTTAGAGCAACTGAACGAAGTCTTCGCACTTTATCAGACCAATCCACTTTATTTTCAACATTGTCCACCAAAGCCTAGTCGAGAAAGTGTAAAAGATGATCTGACCAACTATCCCACCTCTAGTAGCCCAGATAAGAAATATTATCTTGGTTGCTGGAAGAAAAATGAGTTGGTTGCCGTAATCGATGTGGTGCTGGATTATCCAACAGACAAGATTGCCTGGATTGGCCTCTTTATGGTCCATGGTCAGCACCAGCAAAAAGAATTTGGCTCGAAACTGTTTCACCTCTTGGAGGATTTCCTCGCAAAAGCTCATTATCCTGAATTACAGCTCGCCTACGTCAAAACCTATCCAGAAGCCGCACATTTCTGGACTAAAATCGGCTTTCAGCCAACAGGCAATGAAATCCAGCAGGGACCACTTTGCTTAGTGATGGCTAGGAAAAGGATATAA